A window from Chitinophagaceae bacterium encodes these proteins:
- the hemB gene encoding porphobilinogen synthase, with protein MLQRPRRNRKSEVIRAMVRENILTPDNLVQPVFLEDGVNINRSISALPGQFRYSIDTALVKIESCIDSGINSFILFPSIEERLKDKQGSYSYQTDNFYLDCIRKIKERFPAACLISDVALDPYNIDGHDGIVENGEILNDETLEVLGMMAIAQAEAGIDIIGPSDMMDGRVAFIRNALDSKDFKNVSIMSYTAKYASAFYGPFREALDSAPKAGDKKTYQMDIANSAEALREATLDEAEGADFLMVKPALHYLDVISLLKKHSSLPIAAYHVSGEYAMLMAACNNGWLDFEKAMPETLLSIKRAGADVIITYFAHDFAERFKAAKE; from the coding sequence ATGCTTCAGAGGCCAAGAAGAAACAGAAAATCAGAAGTTATACGTGCAATGGTGCGTGAAAATATACTTACACCGGATAATCTCGTGCAACCTGTTTTTCTGGAAGATGGCGTAAATATTAACAGAAGCATATCAGCATTACCCGGTCAGTTCAGATATTCTATTGATACAGCATTGGTGAAAATCGAGAGCTGTATAGACAGCGGAATAAACAGTTTTATTTTATTCCCTTCCATAGAGGAGCGTTTGAAAGATAAACAAGGTTCATACAGCTATCAAACCGATAACTTTTATCTGGATTGCATACGTAAAATAAAAGAGCGGTTTCCGGCGGCATGTTTAATTAGTGATGTAGCCCTTGATCCCTATAATATTGACGGGCATGACGGAATTGTTGAAAACGGAGAAATTTTAAATGATGAAACCTTAGAGGTTTTGGGTATGATGGCTATAGCTCAGGCGGAAGCAGGCATTGACATAATAGGGCCTTCTGATATGATGGACGGGAGAGTTGCTTTTATCAGAAATGCTTTAGATAGCAAAGACTTTAAAAATGTCTCAATCATGAGCTATACGGCCAAATATGCAAGCGCATTTTACGGACCCTTCAGAGAAGCACTGGATTCTGCTCCCAAAGCAGGAGATAAGAAAACTTATCAGATGGACATAGCAAATTCGGCTGAAGCACTGAGAGAAGCGACATTGGATGAGGCGGAAGGGGCTGATTTTTTAATGGTTAAGCCGGCACTCCACTATCTGGATGTTATAAGTTTATTAAAAAAGCATTCATCTTTACCAATTGCGGCTTATCATGTTAGCGGGGAATATGCCATGCTGATGGCTGCCTGTAATAATGGCTGGTTAGATTTTGAAAAGGCTATGCCCGAAACATTACTTTCGATTAAAAGAGCCGGCGCAGATGTGATTATTACTTATTTTGCGCACGATTTTGCTGAAAGATTCAAGGCTGCTAAGGAATAA